The window CCGCCATAAAACAATGCCAAACCCGGCAGCGTCATAAACAACACCAGTATCGCCGACACCATCACCCAAGCCGTATCGCCCGAATCCAATACCGAAAACGGCTGCCTCCACCCGTCTGTTGCCGCAGCCTGTACCACTGTTGGAAAGATAAGGCTTGATACCCATACACCTCGTTTCATGGTTTATTCCTTTCTACTGTTTGATTTTTGCTGTTTAAAAAAGCCAAATCAGATTGGGTCAGACAAAGCTGTTCCCCAACCTTGCCATATTATCCCGAATCACACAACAGCATAAAACATTTAGGAAATTTTAGACTTTTGCATATTCCCGTCATATTTTGGTCTTGCCATATGGTTCAGGAAAGACCAAATTATCTTACCGCACTTTTCCGCCCAATTGACAATTTTTGTAAAGAAGTTTAAACACCAATTTAACAATTTATTGATTAGCGAAAGAAAACATATAACTACAAAATCCGTAACGGTTTATATCCACCCCACCTTGTGATAAAACCCCAAACAGCGATAATCCGAACCGTCAATATTTGGCTGTTTTCAGCCACCGTACCCGAAAACACACAGGTAAGCACAAAATGATTCCCGAAGTAAAACAAACAGAAAACAATCCATTAACCGATTCAAAAGAAGTAATACAAATTTGGCTTGCGCCCATGCAAGGCTTATGCGACCCCGTCATGCGCGATTTGCTGACCCGCATCGGCGGCTATCACGGCTGCGTGAGCGAATTTGTCCGCATTACCCACACCATACACGGACGCGCTGCGTGGCTGCGCCATGTTCCCGAACTGGCGCACGCCAACTTAACCCCCGCAGGCGTGCCGTGCGCCGTGCAGATTTTGGGCAGCGACGAAGCCATGATGGCACAAAACGCCTGTGAAGCTGTGCGTTTTGGTGCAAGGCATATTGATTTAAATTTCGGCTGCCCTGCCCCCACCGTTAATAAACATCAAGGCGGTGCGGTATTATTAAAAGAACCCGAAAAAGTGTACCGCATTGTCCGCAGCGTACGCCAAGCCCTGCCCGACACGGTTGTACTGACCGCCAAAATGCGTTTGGGTTACGACCACACCGATTTGGCATTGGAAAACGCCCAAGCCGCCGAAGCAGGCGGGGCATCGCTGCTCACCGTCCACGCCCGCACCAAAGCGCAAGGCTACCGTCCCCCTGCCGATTGGGCATGGCTGCCGCGCATCCGCCAACATATCCGCATTCCCGTGATGGCAAACGGCGACGTGTTTACCCTGCAAGACTACCACGCCATCCGCCAAACCAGCGGTTGCACCCACATTATGCTGGGGCGCGGTGCAGTAATGCGTCCCGATTTGGCGCGACAAATTTGGCGATACGAACAAGGTCTTCCCATTGATGAAGCTCAATTCCAAAATGAAATTATCACATGGATTCAGTTGTTTATTGATTTGTGCCTACAGCACGAAGCCCAAGGCAAATACGCCATCGCCCGTTTAAAACAATGGCTGGGTATGATGAAAACCGCCTATCCCGAAGCCGAAACCCTGTTTACGCTTATCCGCAAAGAAACCGATATTGCCCGTATTCAACCAATCATCGCCAGTTTCCAATAACCAAACGGCAGCAGAAACATCCACTTCTGCTGCCGTTGTTTTCATTGAAAAAACCTGCGCCGTTTAGTCGCGCAAAGTATCCATCAAATCAATCATAAATTCCGCATCTTCTTCATCAAGCTGCTCAAAACCTTGACTAATCCCCAAATCTGCCAACACCATTTCGCCTGCCCTGTCGCGGCGCATTTGTGTAAAGGCATCGCACAGGGGACGGCGGTGCGCCGCCGAATCGGGGTGTACCACCAACACATGGCTGATGTCGTCCAAACGGCTTTCCATCAGTACGTGCAAACGCTCGCGGGTGCTGGTGTTAAACGCGCGGTAGGCAGAAGACAGAAAAAATGCAGCCTCGGCTTCACGCGCAATCAAACGGCGTGCAGCAGCCTGAAAAGTAGCGGCTTTTTCCCAACGGATATCGTATTCCGACAAAGCCGCCGATTCCAACAAACGCAAACCCACCAAACGCACATCGGCATTGTCGGTTACCAAAATACGCGATTGTTCGGGCAGCTCGTCCGAATGCTGAAACGGCGCATCGGCATAGGTGGCAATTACCATTTCATCGGGGCAGTCAATCGGGCGCACCACAGGCAGATAACCTTCGCGGCGGATTAACTCGGCAGCGTGAAAGGGATTGGCATACACCAAATCCACGCGGTTTTGCTGATACATTTGGCTTTCTTCCTGCGAATCGGCAGGGGTAAGCAAGCGGATACGCAAACCGGTGCGCTTTTGCAGCAGGGTATTGAAAATGTGCCAGCCGGAAAAGTTTTCGGGCGGAAAATCGGGGGCAATCAGAAAATTCAACATATCGCGCCCCCGTTAGAAGGCTTTGGACAAGTCGTGCTGCGCCAATTCTTTGACTGCCTGACGCGCTTTAAGCAAAATCATGCCCAATTTGGCATCTTCGCGGGCAGTGAGCATCAGCACCGCTTCTTCGCCGGCGCGAACCAGCAAAATATAGCCGTCGTCGCCCTTTACCATAATTTGGTCCAGTTTGCCGCAGCTTAATTCTTTGGTGGCGCGGTTGCCCAATGCCTGCAATGCCGCCGACACACCGCCCACACGGTCAATATCCGTGCCTTGGCGCAAGGCTTCGGCAATTGCCAAACCGTCGGTAGAAATCAGTGCCGAAGCGGTAATGTCGGCGGTGGAATGGTTTAAATCTTCCAACACACGTTGGATGTAACGCTTATTCATCAGAAACTCCTGAAATATGTGTTATGCTGCAGCGGTATGGTTTTGTTCCTGCGCCAGCATTTCGGCATACAGGGCGCTGACTTCTTCAATTTTGCTGCGGGCGGGTTTGCGGCGCACCGAGGTATAACCCTGCACTTCGCCTTTGCGGATATTGGGAATCACGGTGGCATACACCCAATAACAGCCGCCGTCTTTACGCAGGTTTTTCACATAGCCGTACCATTTTTTGCCTGCCTGCAGCGTTTCCCACAAATCGCGGAACACAGCTTCGGGCATATCCGGATGGCGCAGCACACAATGCGGACTGCCAATCAGCTCTTCGCGCGTCCAGCCGCTCAATTCCACAAAAGGCTCGTTGGCGTGTGTGATGATGCCGTTCAAATCGGTGCGCGAAGT is drawn from Conchiformibius steedae and contains these coding sequences:
- a CDS encoding PAS domain-containing protein, with translation MTEKKTQTMSVRVLQMPEPQGANRAVSRKNYYGEEYRVFVTDYEAEYPDGCLITSRTDLNGIITHANEPFVELSGWTREELIGSPHCVLRHPDMPEAVFRDLWETLQAGKKWYGYVKNLRKDGGCYWVYATVIPNIRKGEVQGYTSVRRKPARSKIEEVSALYAEMLAQEQNHTAAA
- a CDS encoding roadblock/LC7 domain-containing protein, which gives rise to MNKRYIQRVLEDLNHSTADITASALISTDGLAIAEALRQGTDIDRVGGVSAALQALGNRATKELSCGKLDQIMVKGDDGYILLVRAGEEAVLMLTAREDAKLGMILLKARQAVKELAQHDLSKAF
- a CDS encoding PhnD/SsuA/transferrin family substrate-binding protein, giving the protein MLNFLIAPDFPPENFSGWHIFNTLLQKRTGLRIRLLTPADSQEESQMYQQNRVDLVYANPFHAAELIRREGYLPVVRPIDCPDEMVIATYADAPFQHSDELPEQSRILVTDNADVRLVGLRLLESAALSEYDIRWEKAATFQAAARRLIAREAEAAFFLSSAYRAFNTSTRERLHVLMESRLDDISHVLVVHPDSAAHRRPLCDAFTQMRRDRAGEMVLADLGISQGFEQLDEEDAEFMIDLMDTLRD
- a CDS encoding tRNA dihydrouridine synthase — its product is MQGLCDPVMRDLLTRIGGYHGCVSEFVRITHTIHGRAAWLRHVPELAHANLTPAGVPCAVQILGSDEAMMAQNACEAVRFGARHIDLNFGCPAPTVNKHQGGAVLLKEPEKVYRIVRSVRQALPDTVVLTAKMRLGYDHTDLALENAQAAEAGGASLLTVHARTKAQGYRPPADWAWLPRIRQHIRIPVMANGDVFTLQDYHAIRQTSGCTHIMLGRGAVMRPDLARQIWRYEQGLPIDEAQFQNEIITWIQLFIDLCLQHEAQGKYAIARLKQWLGMMKTAYPEAETLFTLIRKETDIARIQPIIASFQ